From the Oryza glaberrima chromosome 5, OglaRS2, whole genome shotgun sequence genome, one window contains:
- the LOC127774615 gene encoding uncharacterized protein LOC127774615 isoform X3, which produces MRPGAMAAAAAKLPRLTTSAALFPTPRPFGSPRPAKARPMPPPPPITISMDPAAVDPAHLQALMLACAHSCAIRPSPPSAAEDPVDLRKLRVALAHSFLVVSVFCSARFLDDGDGGVDGDGRRRLLGLGLGLGRREDRRLVGFGRAVSDVGLTASVHDVVVHPSLQRRGIGRQIVERMTRPFFEACGFGDDAMGSTTMMYTGKMHR; this is translated from the exons ATGAGGCCGggagccatggccgccgccgccgcgaagctcCCGCGCctcaccacctccgccgcgctcTTCCCGACCCCGAGGCCGTTCGGCTCCCCCAGGCCCGCCAAGGCCaggccgatgccgccgccgccgcccatcaccATCTCCATGGACCCTGCCGCCGTCGACCCGGCCCACCTCCAGGCGCTCATGCTCGCCTGCGCACACTCCTGCGCCATccgcccctcgccgccctccgccgcggaGGACCCCGTCGACCTCCGCAAGCTCCGCGTCGCGCTCGCGCACAGCTTCCTCGTCGTGTCCGTCTTCTGCAGCGCGAGGTTCCTGGACGATGGGGATGGGGGTGTCGAtggcgatggccggcggcggctgctgggcCTGGGGCTCGGGCTCGGGCGGCGAGAGGACCGGCGGCTCGTCGGATTTGGCCGGGCCGTCTCCGACGTCGGGCTCACCGCGTCCGTCCACGACGTCGTG GTACATCCGTCACTACAGAGGAGAGGTATAGGCCGACAAATTGTTGAGAGAATGACAAG GCCCTTTTTTGAAGCATGTGGATTTGGGGACGATGCAATGGGTTCAACAACAATGATGTACACGGGAAAGATGCACAGATAG
- the LOC127774615 gene encoding uncharacterized protein LOC127774615 isoform X1 — MRPGAMAAAAAKLPRLTTSAALFPTPRPFGSPRPAKARPMPPPPPITISMDPAAVDPAHLQALMLACAHSCAIRPSPPSAAEDPVDLRKLRVALAHSFLVVSVFCSARFLDDGDGGVDGDGRRRLLGLGLGLGRREDRRLVGFGRAVSDVGLTASVHDVVVHPSLQRRGIGRQIVERMTRVLHNRGIFDISALCTEKESMWIWGRCNGFNNNDVHGKDAQIVHNDNCLKEDIDSSSGGLTVAA; from the exons ATGAGGCCGggagccatggccgccgccgccgcgaagctcCCGCGCctcaccacctccgccgcgctcTTCCCGACCCCGAGGCCGTTCGGCTCCCCCAGGCCCGCCAAGGCCaggccgatgccgccgccgccgcccatcaccATCTCCATGGACCCTGCCGCCGTCGACCCGGCCCACCTCCAGGCGCTCATGCTCGCCTGCGCACACTCCTGCGCCATccgcccctcgccgccctccgccgcggaGGACCCCGTCGACCTCCGCAAGCTCCGCGTCGCGCTCGCGCACAGCTTCCTCGTCGTGTCCGTCTTCTGCAGCGCGAGGTTCCTGGACGATGGGGATGGGGGTGTCGAtggcgatggccggcggcggctgctgggcCTGGGGCTCGGGCTCGGGCGGCGAGAGGACCGGCGGCTCGTCGGATTTGGCCGGGCCGTCTCCGACGTCGGGCTCACCGCGTCCGTCCACGACGTCGTG GTACATCCGTCACTACAGAGGAGAGGTATAGGCCGACAAATTGTTGAGAGAATGACAAG AGTACTCCATAACAGAGGTATATTTGACATTTCCGCACTATGTACAGAAAAGGAGAG CATGTGGATTTGGGGACGATGCAATGGGTTCAACAACAATGATGTACACGGGAAAGATGCACAGATAGTACACAATGATAATTGTCTCAAGGAAGATATTGACAGCTCCTCTGGTGGGTTAACAGTTGCTGCTTGA
- the LOC127774615 gene encoding acetyltransferase NSI isoform X2 has protein sequence MRPGAMAAAAAKLPRLTTSAALFPTPRPFGSPRPAKARPMPPPPPITISMDPAAVDPAHLQALMLACAHSCAIRPSPPSAAEDPVDLRKLRVALAHSFLVVSVFCSARFLDDGDGGVDGDGRRRLLGLGLGLGRREDRRLVGFGRAVSDVGLTASVHDVVVHPSLQRRGIGRQIVERMTRVLHNRGIFDISALCTEKERPFFEACGFGDDAMGSTTMMYTGKMHR, from the exons ATGAGGCCGggagccatggccgccgccgccgcgaagctcCCGCGCctcaccacctccgccgcgctcTTCCCGACCCCGAGGCCGTTCGGCTCCCCCAGGCCCGCCAAGGCCaggccgatgccgccgccgccgcccatcaccATCTCCATGGACCCTGCCGCCGTCGACCCGGCCCACCTCCAGGCGCTCATGCTCGCCTGCGCACACTCCTGCGCCATccgcccctcgccgccctccgccgcggaGGACCCCGTCGACCTCCGCAAGCTCCGCGTCGCGCTCGCGCACAGCTTCCTCGTCGTGTCCGTCTTCTGCAGCGCGAGGTTCCTGGACGATGGGGATGGGGGTGTCGAtggcgatggccggcggcggctgctgggcCTGGGGCTCGGGCTCGGGCGGCGAGAGGACCGGCGGCTCGTCGGATTTGGCCGGGCCGTCTCCGACGTCGGGCTCACCGCGTCCGTCCACGACGTCGTG GTACATCCGTCACTACAGAGGAGAGGTATAGGCCGACAAATTGTTGAGAGAATGACAAG AGTACTCCATAACAGAGGTATATTTGACATTTCCGCACTATGTACAGAAAAGGAGAG GCCCTTTTTTGAAGCATGTGGATTTGGGGACGATGCAATGGGTTCAACAACAATGATGTACACGGGAAAGATGCACAGATAG